DNA sequence from the Leptospiraceae bacterium genome:
CAGGGTATCCAGGCTTCCTTCACCACCATCTGCTAATGGATAGATTTCTATCCGAAACGTTTGGGAAACTGAAAGGAAAGCTTCTTTCGCAATCCTTCCAAATTGCTCCGAACTGAGACTTCCCTTAAAAGAATCTGAGGCTATTAAAATATTCATAAAAAGGAATATACTTATTGAAGATTTAGATTTTTATAAAAATCTAAACAGTCAGGATTTTGTAAGGAAGCTGCATTTTTGACTTCTCTTCCTTCCAGTATATCCTTAACTGCCAGTTCAACTTTTTTCATATTCAAAGTATAGGGAATATCCGGTGCTTGAATAATTTTTGAGGGAACATGTCTCGGAGAAGTTTTCTCCCGGATCAGTTTCGACACTTTTTGTTTTAAGTTTCCATCCAATGTTTGTTCAGGCTTTAGTTTAAGAAAAAGAACGATTTCCGTATCGGAACCGGTGTTTCTTCCTACAACAAGACTGTCTTCTATTTCATTAAAATTATCTAATACACGATAGATTTCCGCAGTACCGATTCGAACACCACCCGGATTCAACGTTGCATCGGAGCGACCGTAAATCTTCATCCCCGAATATCTGCTGAGTTCTGCAAAATCGCCGTGGCACCAGATGTTTTCAAAGCGTGAGAAGTAAGAGGAGAGGTATCTTTTTTTATCCGGATCATTCCAAAAATACAGGGGCATAGACGGGAAGGGTTTTTTACAAACCAGTTCTCCTTTTTCCTCCTTGACGGCATTTCCTTCTTCGTCAAAGACCTCCACATCCATACCGAGTCCCCTGCACTGTAGCTCACCTCGCAGAACAGGCAAAATGGGGTTTCCAAGGGCAAAGCAACCGTTCAAATCAGTTCCACCGGAGATCGAAGAGAGCTGAACATTTTTCTTGATATGTTTGTAGACAAAATCAAAATTTTCCGGAAGCAGAGGAGAACCGGTAGAAAGAATACATCTTAGTGAATCCAAATTGCATTCTTCAGCGGGGTGGTAAGAATTATCATCTAAGGCTGCAATGTATTTGGCGGATGTTCCAAATACGGTAATCTTTAATTTTTCAGCCAGCTTCCAGAGAACAGAAGGCTGCGGATAAAAGGGATTTCCATCGAATAAGACCAGGCTTGCACCTACACCGAGGGCACTAACTAACCAATTCCACATCATCCATCCGCAGGTACTAAAGTAGAAAATCACATCTTCTCGTTTCAGATCAGTGTGCAGGATATGCTCTTTCAGATGGTTAATTAAGACTCCGGGCCCCTGCACGATACATTTGGGTAATCCGGTTGTTCCGGAAGAATACATGATATAAACCGGATCCTGAAATGTGATTTCAGCAAACTCAATTTCTTCCTTTATATCTTTTCCAATCAAAGAAGAGAAGGGTGTATAAGAAAGTTTAGAAGAAGCAGAGTCTACAGGTAAATAATCTACAACAAATACTTCCTGTATAGAAGGGATTTTATGCAGGATTTCAGAAAGACCCGGAAGAATCGGAAATGTCTTGCCCCTGTAGGAATAGGCATTGGCTGTAAACAGGAAGGTTGGTTCAATCTGACTAAACCTATCGATTACCGATTGAGTGGCAAAGTCAGGAGAAGCACTACTCCATATCCCACCGAGAGAGGTAACAGCGAGCATAGCGATTACGGTTTCCTTGCAATTGGGAATGTAAGCAGCGACTCTATCTCCTTTTTTTAAACCACGTTTTCTTAATTCAAGCTGAAGAGAATGAACTTTATTATACAGTTCTGCATAACTAAGAAAATCAATCTCCCCGTTTTCTTTGACATTATAAATAGCAATTTTTTCGTCTCTAAAGCGAAGTAGATTTTTAGCGAAGTTGATTTTACTATTCTCAAACCACTTCGAATTATGAAATGTATCAGCTTCCTTTAGGACTTCTGTTCCTTCGTTTTCAAACAGAATCTTACTGAATTCAACAAATTCTTTCCAGAAAGTTGAAAGGTTTTCTACCGACCAGCGGTGCAGGGAATGGTAGTCATGGAAATGTATTCCATATTTATTCTGGACCTGCTTCATGAAGACTGTCATATTACTATTGTCTATAATTTCCTGTGAGGGTCTATAAAGGATTTCATCCGATTCTGTCATACTTGTTTTTTAATACCTCGATTGTTTTTTTTAATCCCAGGCGAGTCATCACTGGCTCGCCTGCTTCTCCGGAAGAAATGAGGGTTTATACCCCTTCTTCCAAATTCTCAAAGTAAGAAACTCTTTCTTCTAATTTCAGTAAGAACTCTGTATTTATTTCAATTCTTTCTTTGTCGGGTCCTTCCCAGTAAAAAACACCTTCCCCGTATTTTCCCAGACTCATATAAAAAATGGGAGCTGGATTTTTTTTGCCTTCCAATTTCGGTTCCGGACGCAGGCTGAGTGAGGCCATACCGGAAAAGATACATTCATATGAAAAGTCTTTATGCTTCCAGAGGTAGCGTTTTGGCCAGGAAGAAGTATCTTTTTCCTGTAATATTAGATTTGCCTTAAGAAGCTGTATAAGTTCTTCGGTTTTTTTTTCTAAAATAGCAAAGTCACTTTCTTTTAAGCGATGCCTTTCTTCTTGGCTTCGTTCCATAATTTGTCCATCTCTTCTAAGCTCATTTCTTCAAGACTTTGGTTCATTTGTTGGGACTGTTCTTCTATATAATTAAATCTGTCCCGAAATTTCTTACAGGCTCCGAGCAGGGCTTTTTCCGGGGAAATTTTACAAAACCGGGCCAGGTTGACCAGGCTAAAGAGAACGTCTCCGAATTCATCTTCTAATTTATTCTGTCCTGTTCCTGTTTCTTTGTAGTTTTTTAGCTCAACCTGCAATTCTTCTAATTCTTCTTTCAGCTTTTCTTCCGGGCCGGAAATATCAGACCAATCAAAACCTACGTGGGAAGCTTTTTCCTGTAGTTTTTCAGCAAGAAGAAGAGAAGGGAATGTTGAAGGAACTGCATCCAATAGAAGGGCCTGGTCTGTTTTTTTGGCTTTCTTTTCTTCTTTTTTTATGGCTTCCCAATTCTTTCGAACTTCTTCAGGGCTGATATTTTTTTTCGTTTCAAAAACATGGGGATGTCGGCGAACCAATTTATCAGAAACTTCTTTTGCTACATCGTTAATGGAAAAGTGTTTCTCTTCTTCAGCAATTCTCGCCTGGAAGTAAATATTGAAGAGAAGATCACCCAATTCTTCTTTCAAATGGAGAAAATCTTTTTTGTAGATTGCATCAACGACTTCATAAGTTTCTTCCAAAAGAAAGGGTATTAGGGATTCATGGGTTTGTTTTTTATCCCAGTTACAACCATTTTCCCCCCTCAGGTTTGCCATGATGAGTTTTAATCTTGTGAGTTGTTCCAAAATTAACCTACCTCAAACACCATTGTGAATTCAGGTTTTTTATTTACAAATGATTTTAGAGCCTGTTTTATGGTAGGAAAAAACAAAACGATCTGAATCGTGTGGGGTGCTTATGTCTCTTGGAATGAATTTCTATTTTGTCAATAATTTATTGTTGATAAAAAACCTTAACTACGTATAATATCCCTATGTCTCTCTCTGCTACCACATCCAGAACAGACGCTCATAGGGTTTTTGCTGCTTTGTACCAGAAAAAGCGAAGCCCTGAACACCAGAGGAAAGTCGACGAGGTTCTTACCCGTAGTAATGATGTCTTCATTCGAATCGATCTTATCAAAAAACTCGACAAAGAATTTGAAGACAAAGAAAGAAAAAAGGCTCTGGAAAGAAATTATTCCCGTTCTAACGAGGAAAAGAAAGAGACCGGCAGGAATACGGTTCAGGAATATACCGATATTGAAAAATCAGTTCCCCAGAAAAAGCCGAATACAGCAATTGTTCCGATCGTTCCAAAAGAAAAAAAACATTCTTCTTTCTACGAATTTTTAAAACGCTTTATGATGCGAGTTCTCGGGGTGGATGAAAGAATCAGCAACTTTTCGGATGACAGTGGTGCTATTATTTTCCCCATATTCAGTTCACACCCGAAAATTAGCCCGAAAGCTGAGTCTCTTTTTACAAATGCGAGGGAAGATGGAATCCTGGATACCCTGATAGCTCTTCAATACTGCGAAGCCAATGGATGGAGATTCTGGGATCGCAAAACCTATAACCTTGTCATGAATTTTAGTCGCTTTATAAGGGAGTTTTTAGAAGTAAAGCATAAGGTGGAGAATGTAGTTACAGCGGAAGAGTTTTTAAATGCTTCCAAAAAGCTTCAAATGTACTACGCAAGGCATGTAGGGGAAAAGGATTCGAGACAAATTATACTGCAAAGTGTTTTGGAATTGATAAAAAATGAGGAGAAATTCACTTCTAAGATCAGGAAAATTTTTTATACCTTAAATTATCTCCTTGAATTAGAGAAAAATAGACCGCGATTGACAGATGTGATTTCCGGTTATTATACAGTTGCTAAAAACAAAATGGTTTCCTGGGAGAATGTAGTTTCTTTACTGGCAGCTCCTCCCATTGAGACCAAAGAATACCAGGGTTCCTTAGAGGTCATTGAACAAATCCGGGAAACGACCGATAGGTTGGAACGGAATTTAAAAGAAAAACTCATAGAAATGGACGCTAAAAAAAGGATTAAGAATAGCTATTTTATTTTTGATTCTTCAGGAAAACTGGTCTTTAGCTTTATTAATAATGTGGTGAATGACTATTTACAGAACTATTATTTCACAAAAGAAGTTCTGGAAAACCTGAGATGGAAATTTAAAAATTTCCCCCACTGGTTTTTACAATTGGCGACTTCGGACTTAAAAACTGTTTTTTTCCCGGTTTTGAAAGATTATGTGGGAGTTGAAGAAAGCGGAGAACTCCAGAGTATTTTAATCGCGAATAAAAATGTTTTTTTTAATGAGATTGAGCAGATTTCAAAAATACAATCGGTAATAGAAAACTTTAACAGGCGTTATTCTGATTTTCAACTTACATTCGATAAATTTAGTCTGGATTTCACCAATGTAGATAATGATCAGGTAGAAGCAGAAGCCTTCCAGCTTATACGGGATGCTTCGGATCTTTTTGTGAAATTTGCCCGAAAACTCGATATTTTATTATCCAATCACCGTGCAGTTCAGGAATTTGAAAAAGATGGGAAAATAACAGATGAAATGCTTCGATCTTATATAACGCCCGTTACGGATATGAGGCAAACTCCCCGCTTTATTCCTTATTTTAAAGCCAAATTGGTGAGCGGAAACCGTTTAAATGGAAGTACCATATTTAATGTGATCTTTGAATTTACGAAGTGCTTATATAATTATGCGGCAGTTTTTAAAAATGGAACTGTAATGGGAATGCTTGCCGGTGAAGAACGTTTACAGGCGGAAATTGATAAAATGAAGAAAGATTATACACGGCTTACCGGTAAACCCTTCGATTATGTTCCGGGTATAAACCCTCAAAAGAAATAATACCGCAATAGGATGGAAATACGTGAAGTATAAGTTTTTTTTAATATTTAGCTTTTTATTTTATTTTTCTCTTTCGGCACAGGTCGGTTTTCCCGGCATGCGCTATCATTATCAATATAATATGAAAGATCATACGGAGACCCGTTTTAAAGAATGGGTTCCGTATCGTTTGCATAAATGGGATCCTAAATTTTTAGAAGATTATTACGAACTATACGGTTTAAAAATGCATTACGGAGAAAATGAACTTCGTAAAGATATTTATTTTTTAAAAATAGGACTGAAAAGCCGATTCCGGCATCCGAGAAATGCTCTCTGTCATGTGAAGTCTGAGGAGGAATATCATAAATACAGGCTTCTTTTGTTTATGCACCTGAATTTACAGATTATGAGGTCTTATATGAGGATAGGATCTTTATACGATAAGCGACATTTATATTTTTATAACCTCGATTTTGCTCATGAATTAAATAAATCCTTCCAAACAGCCTTAAGTTTTTATAAGCAGGCCAAGCCGTTCTGGGCAGATGCAAAGAAACAGGCCCTCGAAGCCAATAAAATTTTAAAAGATATTGATCTGGGAACTCTTGAAACGGAGCGCTATGATATATCCACAGGAAAATTAAATTTCGAATATATCATAGATACCCATATTGCGAGGTTAGAAAAGAAACTAAAAACGGTTCAGGAGTATTTACGAAAGCACCCGGATGCTGATAAACCTGCCATCGAACAGGGGGATTAGGATTCTTCATTCCCCCTTGCTTCTCGTTTTATACGATGTTCTTTATATTTTAAAATTCTATAGTGTCAAAAGTATTTTTAGGAATTTCTTTTATTCCTTCAATTGTATAAATTTTATACTGTGCTTTTTCCTCATAAATAATTCCACGAATTTTTGTACCATCCTTCAGTACCGCAGTTTGAATGGTTTTTCCGGTTATTTCCTGAATTCTCTTTTCGAAATCTTCAACTAAAAGCGAATTTCGGTCTTTCATTAACTGTTGAAGTTTATCTTCCATGCTTAACTTTTCTGCCGGTATCGCAGGGAGTTCTTTAAATTCAGAGAGTTTTTTATTTAGAACTTCTGCAGTTAATGTGGTTTTTTCCGTAAGCAGCTTGAGATCATTTTCCTTTTGCAGGATTTCACTGACCTGTTTTTCATTTAAAATTTTTAGTTTTTCAGTAATTTTCTCTTCTGGGCTTTCTTTTATAAGCTCGACAATCTCCAATTTTTGAAGAAAAGATTGTAGTTTGGAGTGTTCGAGAGATATTTCTTCCCCCTGTTGTAAAATTACTTCCCGACTTTTAAAGTATTGCTGAATGTTCTTAACCGCAGGGAGTTCCAGATACTTCGGTTTATTTAATACCTCTATATTTCCGTTTAGAGCAACTTTGCCTTCATATACAATCAGGCTTGAACCTTTTTGTTTATCATATTGCAGGCTTAATTTTGTGGCCCTTACCGCAGCGATAGCTGTAGGTGTACGATAATAAAGTTTATCTTCTTTTTTTTGTACATTAATATCCATAACTCCTTTCTTTAAATAGATGAAACGGTTTTCTCCATTATTAATTAAGGATGCTTCCGAATTTTCTCTTAAGCGAATCACTACTTCTGATTTCGGAGAGATAATTTGAAAGTCACAGATAGTTTGTTTACCTGTAATAATAATTTCTCCTTCTTTTAGAATATCTCCCATTTTAACTGTTTTCTGGTTTATTTGTGTGTCTCCAAAAGTGAAAACAATGAAAGCTTTCATTGTTTGATTATCATCAGTTGATTTTAATGGTTCTATACAATTCGATAGAGTCAAGAAAACCATAAGAACTAAGCTTAATAAATTTATATTCATATCATCTCCTACAGGTTATAATTCATGATTGCGTGAAATGCTTTGTTTAGCAATCGGAAAAAATTAGGGCTTCATCCTTTCAGGTAGAATCTTCTTTACCCTTTATTAAGCTTAAAATCCCCTGTATTTATGCTTGAATCAAATTTGAAGCTTCCCGCAAATTGGGAAGTAAGTGTGCCGGGAGACAAATCTATTTCCCACCGAAGTGTATTATTTTCCGCTCTTGCAAAAGGTACTTCTGAAATTCATGGATTTTTAGAGGCGGAAGACCCTTTGAATACTTTGAAATCTTTTTCGCAGCTTGGTTTGAGTTATGAGAAAACCCGGGAAGGCATCTATATAATAAAAAGTCCCGGGAAAAAAGCCCTGCAATCCCCGAAAGGAGAATTGGATTTTGGAAACGCCGGGACGGGAATTCGTCTTTCAGCAGGACTTGTGGCAGGATTAGAAGGAGTTTCCTGCATTCTGACGGGTGATGCTTCGCTTAGAAAAAGGCCTATGATGCGGATAATCGAACCTTTACAGG
Encoded proteins:
- a CDS encoding acetoacetate--CoA ligase — encoded protein: MTESDEILYRPSQEIIDNSNMTVFMKQVQNKYGIHFHDYHSLHRWSVENLSTFWKEFVEFSKILFENEGTEVLKEADTFHNSKWFENSKINFAKNLLRFRDEKIAIYNVKENGEIDFLSYAELYNKVHSLQLELRKRGLKKGDRVAAYIPNCKETVIAMLAVTSLGGIWSSASPDFATQSVIDRFSQIEPTFLFTANAYSYRGKTFPILPGLSEILHKIPSIQEVFVVDYLPVDSASSKLSYTPFSSLIGKDIKEEIEFAEITFQDPVYIMYSSGTTGLPKCIVQGPGVLINHLKEHILHTDLKREDVIFYFSTCGWMMWNWLVSALGVGASLVLFDGNPFYPQPSVLWKLAEKLKITVFGTSAKYIAALDDNSYHPAEECNLDSLRCILSTGSPLLPENFDFVYKHIKKNVQLSSISGGTDLNGCFALGNPILPVLRGELQCRGLGMDVEVFDEEGNAVKEEKGELVCKKPFPSMPLYFWNDPDKKRYLSSYFSRFENIWCHGDFAELSRYSGMKIYGRSDATLNPGGVRIGTAEIYRVLDNFNEIEDSLVVGRNTGSDTEIVLFLKLKPEQTLDGNLKQKVSKLIREKTSPRHVPSKIIQAPDIPYTLNMKKVELAVKDILEGREVKNAASLQNPDCLDFYKNLNLQ
- the mazG gene encoding nucleoside triphosphate pyrophosphohydrolase; amino-acid sequence: MANLRGENGCNWDKKQTHESLIPFLLEETYEVVDAIYKKDFLHLKEELGDLLFNIYFQARIAEEEKHFSINDVAKEVSDKLVRRHPHVFETKKNISPEEVRKNWEAIKKEEKKAKKTDQALLLDAVPSTFPSLLLAEKLQEKASHVGFDWSDISGPEEKLKEELEELQVELKNYKETGTGQNKLEDEFGDVLFSLVNLARFCKISPEKALLGACKKFRDRFNYIEEQSQQMNQSLEEMSLEEMDKLWNEAKKKGIA
- a CDS encoding FecR domain-containing protein, giving the protein MNINLLSLVLMVFLTLSNCIEPLKSTDDNQTMKAFIVFTFGDTQINQKTVKMGDILKEGEIIITGKQTICDFQIISPKSEVVIRLRENSEASLINNGENRFIYLKKGVMDINVQKKEDKLYYRTPTAIAAVRATKLSLQYDKQKGSSLIVYEGKVALNGNIEVLNKPKYLELPAVKNIQQYFKSREVILQQGEEISLEHSKLQSFLQKLEIVELIKESPEEKITEKLKILNEKQVSEILQKENDLKLLTEKTTLTAEVLNKKLSEFKELPAIPAEKLSMEDKLQQLMKDRNSLLVEDFEKRIQEITGKTIQTAVLKDGTKIRGIIYEEKAQYKIYTIEGIKEIPKNTFDTIEF